Within Planococcus citri chromosome 2, ihPlaCitr1.1, whole genome shotgun sequence, the genomic segment TGTAGAGGACATAAAAGTTACGATCCCAGCTCCGATATGTCAAGTATGATTAATTAGAATTGTGCTATGTAAATTTTGTTAATGGTTGTTACATTTAATCTATTTTGAATTATAACTAGGTTGTTACCGGTAAACAAGGCTTTTATCAACAaataaatattctgaaaaatgcGATGACAGTTCAGGAGTACAAACAGATGGCCGAAAGTAAAGACTACGCGACTCCTAGTTTTTTCAAGTACGAAGACTTGGAAAGGAAATATTGGAAAAACATAACTTACGCAGCTCCGATCTACGGCGCAGATGTATCTGGCTCTATTACCGATCCCGATTGTGATGTATGTTtgttttcgcgaatttttcgaattttttatgtttGCGTTACTACGGTAAAACCATTTGTTCTCTGTTTTGCAGGTTTGGAATATAAATCGTCTTGGAACCATTCTAGACTACGTTAATGAAGATTATGGTATCAGTATCGAAGGTGTAAATACCGCATATCTGTACTTCGGTATGTGGAAAACAAGTTTTGCGTGGCACACCGAAGATATGGATTTGTACTCGATTAATTACTTACATTTCGGAGCACCGAAGACTTGGTGATTACTTGCATTGCTTCGATTGtcatttgatttgaattttagtCACTAATACGGTTTGTTTCTCAACAGGTACGCCATTCCACCGGAGCACGGACGCAGATTAGAACGACTTGCGCAAGGATTCTTCCCGTACGCGACATCATGCCCAGCCTTTTTACGACACAAGATGTTTATTATATCGCCTCATATTCTGCGACAGTATTCGATCCCTTTCAATAAAGTAAGCGTGTGATTTTGTAATCTTGAGAGTTTTGATGAGAtgctttatttattcaaaaacctTCTCCATTCACAGATCACTCAAGAAGCTGGTGAAATCATGATTACATTTCCTTACGGATATCACGCTGGGTTTAATCATGGTTTTAATTGCGCCGAATCGACGAATTTCGCTACTGAAAGATGGGTCGAGTATGGTAAAAGGGCAACTCAATGTAGCTGTCGCGACGATACGGTGAAAATCAGTATGGATACGTTCGTTAAACGATTTCAACCAGAAAAGTACGAATTATGGTTACGCGGATTAGATATCGGACCTCATCCCGAAGATCCTACGCGTCATTCTGCTGCCCCTGCGCCTTCAGAACTCGACATCCTTTGCAATAAAAAGTTCGTACCGGTTAGATTCATTCTTTTAATTGTATCACTCGAATATGTTACTAAACGTTTGTTGTATTTTAACAGCAACACAGGATTACCGGTCGATTACGCTGCGAACAAAAAACGAATTCCGCTAACCGAGAAGAGACAAGTATTGAAGTCGGGTATAATGGGTTCTACTGGTACAATAGATGTTCCTAATGAAGTGAAGAGAGCTCTGATGGAGCACTTTGATACAATCGAAATTTCAGAAGAAGAACCAGATGAGCAAATGTTGGAAGTTTTGGAAGATTTGTACGTGAAAGCTGGAGAAATTGGTGAGTGTTTTTCTTCACATGCCGCATCGTTGTAAAAAACATAGATTCTTATcgttcgttttgattttttccgaaGATGCATCTCAAGCGTCGATTGCTGACGACGGAGCCATTGACGGAAGTAAAAAAGCTAGACGtaagaagaaattgaaaaccaagcCGATAGTTCGACTGGTCGATTGTTTGAGTAATCCAGAAGTAAAGGGCATGTACAACGCTCCGGCAAATATAGAAAACATAAAAACTGAACCTGATGAAGATGCAGATTCCAGTCCTCAGAACAATTATTATTCGAGTAGTGACGAAGAATACAGTTTATCGAGTAAGAAACGCAAgaagaagaaatcgaaaaaaagtaaaacgtcCGGACCGAGAAATGCGAAAAACAAGGCGAAAGAAACTCCGAAATCAAACAACATCGTTTTATGGAATGCCAGCGATgaatcacctatcaaaattgaaGACGAATGTATGAATAATTTGCAGTCCTTTTCGGAAATATGCTGCAAGGCAGATCCGCTCGAGATAAAAGATGAGAAAGACTCCGACGGGCAGTGTTCGCAATCTCAGTTCCCTTTGAATAACGAATCAGTCGAAGTAAAGGAAGAAATCGAAAGCGTTGACGATGCCCGAAACATTGATAGCGAGCGAAGtaaagaaatcttgaaaatgaacTCATTCTATCAGAAATTTTACGCCAAAAACAGTAATTCGGATACTGCTACGCAGGAAGGTGCCCCTATTTCATCGCAACCCATTTCTAGTCATAAAGATAACACTTCCAAAACTAAAGATAAGAAACACAAACACAAAGATACCTGTCATAAAAGCAAAAAGATTCGAACCGATAATGGAAGCAAATTGAAAGATTTACTAACTCGTAACCAAAATATCCCCGAAGATCCACTTCAAGCTTCTGACAATTTATCcgtttataataataatatttcgtCCAACGACGAATACAAGGTTAACAACATCAATGATATATTTCTAAGCAGTATAAGTGCCCCAGAATACGAAGTAGAGTTGGAAACGACGCCGTTGGATCATCTCACTAAGCAAGATCAAATTACAGTTTTGAAAGTCGAGTCTTCGGAACCGTGGAATCGTTATCCACCGCCGTTAAAGCAAGAAATTACGTTGGAGAGTAAAATGGATAATAAAGTTATCAACATAGATGTTGATAATTTGAAAGCCATCAAGGAGAAAATGTTCACAACCGACACAGGatcgaatttcattgaaatcgtgCATAGTCAGCCGTACAGACAATCTGTCGATCAGTCTAGTGCTTCGCAAATTTTGAGGAATAAATCGCAGAATAGGAATTATCTAGCAAGTGTTACGAATCAAAGTGATGATTCCGATTCAAGAATTGAAATTACTTCCGATGTTCGCGCTGCTGGTGATGATGAAGAGACGATTCTTTTAAGTGAACCAATTCCCTACAGACCGCCAGGTCTCTGTTCGACTTCCTCCCTCCCTGTACTGAGACGGAAagaatgtatgtatttttgctTTAAGTCAATTATGCGTTTGTTGAACTGTTGCTTATTGATCATTTGTCTTATTACAGTCATTAGAGACGCTGTCATCGGaggcgagaaaaaaatgaatttcgaaacGGAAGTAGGGTTGAATTTATTTTGCAGTAGAAAAGAACCGTATTGCGCCCTATGCTCGGTATTTACTACAAAATCTGTAAGTTCGACATAACTTAGTGGAATTTCAATTGGCCTGATTTCGttaaaattaatatatttttttttcgtctgatTCGCAGGAAGATAACGTTTTGATATCGACGTGGAAGCATCACGCGAAAATTAATCATAATTTACCAGAACAAAGTTTAGCcgttttttattccaaatttactTTCAGCCAGCCGCAGTTGGCCACTTTATTAAAATGTAGTCAATGTTCCTTATGTGTTCATGATACCTGCTACAGTGTGAAAACAACCAATCCGTCGAATTGGTTGTGCGATAGATGCAAGGGAAATGAACTTACCAAAGTAAGTCTACTATAAATTCACGTTCATGACCCGAATcgatttaggtattttttcatttatttttatcgtcGAAAAGATAAGAAAGGAAGTATTTGATAAGGtggcgagaattttttttctgtgtgacTTGTTTATAAATAGAACACCTGACGTGTTTGTAAACTATTTTTGAATAACGAGTATAGAATCATGGAAAGCATTAGTCAAAATCATTTGATTCAAATTATCGATGATACTAGACCAAAGCTggggttttttgataaaatgcgtCGTTTATGCAGCTCTCCCATTTCTTCgagtttttaatgaattataaATGGTGATAAAATGATTCTAACGATTTTACTGCATACTGCATTTTTTCTGTTCGTTTAGACATCTTGTGGTTATCATAGTGCAGTATTTTCAtcgtaaaataaaaactatCAATTATCCATTACAGAATGACATTTTTCACATCTGttctaataaaaataaaccatgACGTTACGATAAACCGCATGCCTTCTTTAAGCTTAAATCTTGAGCCATATCTAGATTATTTAATGCCAAGCATGTGAATTTCTCTTTCATGAATTCCTGCCATCTGTGTCAACATATTGTAGAGGTCTTTTGCGTCAAGATGGTTGGTTCAATGTCTTTCGTCTGTGTTTCAGAATTGCGTCCTATGTTCGATTCGTTGTGGCCCGTTGAAAAAACTCAAAGATGGTAATTGGGTTCACATTCTGTGTAACGCAATCAGTTGTAAATCCGCCGCATACCGTCCTAATTGTACCTTTCAAACCGTATATAAAGTTGCCAAAATAGTAAGCTAATTACATTGCCTCTTCCTTTTACAAAATGACGAATATGTTTCGAGCAAAAGTAAGTCTGCAactcgtacttttttttttacagtgccATATATGCAAATTGAGTATGGGTTCGTGTATCAAATGCACCCAcgcaaattgtaaaaaatggttCCACGCATCCTGCGGTGTTTTGGCTGGTTACAGATTCAACTTCGAGCAGAGGAAATTAGTATCTTTTTGTCGCATTCATCGACATGATGCGAAAAAAGTAGAATATTTGTTTCCTGAACGTAGTTTATTTTAGGAATATGGCAAcgattatttaataatttactaaatttttcagCTCGATGATTTCGAGGAATTGAAATGGATCAAAAAAGGagataataataaatattatCGCGGTCGTATTCTACAAGAGTATCGGCAACATTTCTTGGCCGTATGTTTTTCCGATGGTTCGATCAAATGCGATGTTAAACCAGATGAAATCAAAGTAAGATTTTCATGTGGTGGAATGACCTgtgtttttaacatttttatcttgtcaattttttattttattttatattttttggaacaGGCTTCGGAAAATGGCCAGCAGCTGAATATTAATGACGTAGTTGTCGTATCTAATGCCGGAGTGGGTAATTTAATCGGCAGTATTGAGAAAACTGTTTCGTGCAAGGTATGATTCTGTCGAACATTACTCTTATTTTGTAGAAGGAAGAGAAATAAACGTAATCGTATTCTTGTGCAATGCCTGGCGTTGAATTTTCActggaataatttgaaattttattttaaaactaatCGTTGacttatttattcatttcaaaaaaaaatggtagttcATACTTCTTTTTAGTGATGCTGATATTATTCTGGAAATAATTAAGAAATCTGAAATGATcactgtgaaaaattttaaatcggcagtgctttcaaaattcctcaaattttACTCATTGCTCATGCTTTTTGTAACTCTTTTCTGATGATctcatttttgtgttttcaaataGGTGAAATTCGAAAGCGGAGAGGAAGCAGTTGTACCAGTTGGTTATATTTTAACCGATACCGTTAAAGAGGTAATACCGTGGTCGTCGGATGTAACCCAAGTGGTATCCCCGGAAACATCCCAAGAAGTATCCGAAATAATCAACTtagatgatgatgacgacgacgacgataataGTGGTATGATTTATGAATCAAATCATCTTTCTACGGAATTTATACGTCGATGTGAAGCAAcaatatgattattttttttacagataccCAATCTTAAACAGGAGGAataatcgttttaaaaatcgtttaccAATGTAATATATGAGATCTCCTATAGTAACAAAAATACGAATAAGTGCAGTTGGCTGTGTATAATATGTTTGATTAATTAATTGTTTACCCGCGTAATTGAATCGGATATTCGATTTTACGCGTCATATATCTCGtaagttttagtttttatgtttttcatttcgtcgttgaaaaaaataccctcgCGCcaacctcaatttttgaataatgcgTTGACGTGTGACGTAAATCGTATGTTGTTTTAATCGcgattatttcaataaaaatgtgtATCTTTAGAATAAATTTGCAGTATTTCCACTCATCGCAGACCTAATGCCACACGTATCCaaaaggtaaatattttttttgatccaAAGTTGTAATTTAATACCTTACTCatgaatttcattgttttttgtttattgattctgaaaatcgatattttcaaactcGCTGGCGACCACTGGCATATTATTCCTCCTGAatgatttttgttgttgttttttttaaacaataattcGCATTTTTCTACTTGAAATTTAAGTAATTTGTTATGGAgtgaaaatggatgaaattttcgaattcagcATTCCTCTAGTAATTCGAAAACTATCCATTTTTTCTTTACTACAAAAGCTTACTGTCGGCCAGtctttaatataatttttaaactatcgttttgttcaatttttaaaattttgtttctcgtTTCCGTGATATTTTAAACAATGAAGAATTATAATCCAGTAGTACCGTGTCATTTTATAATTCGTATGTTCGATTCGATTGCGCACCTTTGATTGATAtaatattcttctttttttttcacttatctTAAGGGATTTTCTCTTCGCATAACTTTTtatattttagtaattttgttttcggtttttaattaatattgaCGTAATTATGCTTTCATTgtgttcttgatttttttcatttttttgttttcgtttttctttgtcacattctttttttattctcaagtTTTATGGAATGAAGTGGTTCGTATTGTGTGAAGTTTACTgggatgtgaattttttgatttaatggTGTCGGGGATTTATAGAAGCAAGcaatttttatttgagaaagattatttttctcgtttcgtgtttttcgtgttttaattataatttatgtAATTCACTTATGAACagtattttgtaataatttcgtCTTAGCAAATTACTAACTATACGTATTTTTTGATGTAGTAAGTTTCGTTAATTTGCATTATACCATATTTATTACGTAGGTAATGAAAAACCCTATTCgaatcttatttttaaaaaatgccatgtacgtgtattataattttttttaagttggaATATTGTTTCTCTTGTAGGCAAGGTCTAGATTATGTTTCCCTTCCTGTAATTTATGAATAGCGTGAAGAATTTTACTAGTAATCAgaataaatttat encodes:
- the LOC135836081 gene encoding lysine-specific demethylase 4A-like, which gives rise to MGTTDDNNSANGTPKIMVFHPTYEEFKDFSKYIAYIESKGAHKAGLAKIIPPKEWVPRKAGYNVEDIKVTIPAPICQVVTGKQGFYQQINILKNAMTVQEYKQMAESKDYATPSFFKYEDLERKYWKNITYAAPIYGADVSGSITDPDCDVWNINRLGTILDYVNEDYGISIEGVNTAYLYFGMWKTSFAWHTEDMDLYSINYLHFGAPKTWYAIPPEHGRRLERLAQGFFPYATSCPAFLRHKMFIISPHILRQYSIPFNKITQEAGEIMITFPYGYHAGFNHGFNCAESTNFATERWVEYGKRATQCSCRDDTVKISMDTFVKRFQPEKYELWLRGLDIGPHPEDPTRHSAAPAPSELDILCNKNNTGLPVDYAANKKRIPLTEKRQVLKSGIMGSTGTIDVPNEVKRALMEHFDTIEISEEEPDEQMLEVLEDLYVKAGEIDASQASIADDGAIDGSKKARRKKKLKTKPIVRLVDCLSNPEVKGMYNAPANIENIKTEPDEDADSSPQNNYYSSSDEEYSLSSKKRKKKKSKKSKTSGPRNAKNKAKETPKSNNIVLWNASDESPIKIEDECMNNLQSFSEICCKADPLEIKDEKDSDGQCSQSQFPLNNESVEVKEEIESVDDARNIDSERSKEILKMNSFYQKFYAKNSNSDTATQEGAPISSQPISSHKDNTSKTKDKKHKHKDTCHKSKKIRTDNGSKLKDLLTRNQNIPEDPLQASDNLSVYNNNISSNDEYKVNNINDIFLSSISAPEYEVELETTPLDHLTKQDQITVLKVESSEPWNRYPPPLKQEITLESKMDNKVINIDVDNLKAIKEKMFTTDTGSNFIEIVHSQPYRQSVDQSSASQILRNKSQNRNYLASVTNQSDDSDSRIEITSDVRAAGDDEETILLSEPIPYRPPGLCSTSSLPVLRRKEFIRDAVIGGEKKMNFETEVGLNLFCSRKEPYCALCSVFTTKSEDNVLISTWKHHAKINHNLPEQSLAVFYSKFTFSQPQLATLLKCSQCSLCVHDTCYSVKTTNPSNWLCDRCKGNELTKNCVLCSIRCGPLKKLKDGNWVHILCNAISCKSAAYRPNCTFQTVYKVAKICHICKLSMGSCIKCTHANCKKWFHASCGVLAGYRFNFEQRKLVSFCRIHRHDAKKLDDFEELKWIKKGDNNKYYRGRILQEYRQHFLAVCFSDGSIKCDVKPDEIKASENGQQLNINDVVVVSNAGVGNLIGSIEKTVSCKVKFESGEEAVVPVGYILTDTVKEVIPWSSDVTQVVSPETSQEVSEIINLDDDDDDDDNSDTQS